Proteins co-encoded in one Halococcoides cellulosivorans genomic window:
- a CDS encoding adenylate kinase, producing MSSPHVLLLGPPGAGKGTQARRIADRFDVEHVTTGDALRSSKEMNISHLDCEYDTPGEYMDQGDLVPDAVVDEIVEQALASADGFVLDGYPRNDDQAEALESMTDLDAILALDVPRDVLVERLTGRRVCEDCGTNFHVDFDPPDAEGVCDECGGAVVQREDDQPDSVRNRLDVFAETTAPVIDRYRDREAFVDIDGDRTPDAVWADIESTISEAIGAVEGQR from the coding sequence ATGTCTTCACCACACGTGCTCTTGTTGGGGCCGCCAGGGGCCGGCAAAGGCACTCAGGCGCGACGCATCGCAGACCGATTCGACGTCGAACACGTCACGACCGGTGACGCGCTCCGGTCGAGCAAGGAGATGAACATCTCGCATCTCGACTGCGAGTACGACACGCCCGGCGAGTACATGGACCAGGGCGATCTCGTCCCCGACGCCGTCGTCGACGAGATCGTCGAGCAGGCGCTTGCCAGCGCCGACGGGTTCGTCCTCGACGGCTACCCGCGCAACGACGATCAGGCCGAGGCACTCGAATCGATGACCGATCTCGACGCGATTCTCGCGCTCGACGTGCCCCGGGACGTGCTCGTCGAACGGCTCACCGGCCGGCGGGTCTGTGAGGACTGTGGGACGAACTTCCACGTCGATTTCGACCCGCCCGACGCGGAGGGCGTCTGTGACGAGTGTGGCGGTGCGGTCGTCCAGCGCGAGGACGATCAGCCCGACTCGGTCCGGAACCGCCTCGACGTGTTCGCGGAGACGACGGCCCCGGTGATCGACCGGTATCGCGATCGCGAGGCGTTCGTCGATATCGACGGTGACCGCACGCCCGACGCGGTCTGGGCGGACATCGAGTCGACGATCTCCGAGGCGATCGGGGCCGTCGAGGGACAGCGTTGA
- a CDS encoding DUF106 domain-containing protein: protein MGATTRTVERLASESSDLEAAIETVLDVADDKGVVTWGDVSDDISSGTWGRLIEEGVLVDADGSGFVIGDPDGVREALDDADEPDDDEEESSWTVYDKAALVAIVPLFIGYSWEPMRNAVGTVMDVPFGFMAANMPFYLVIMVMATLTGLYSALLQDNLAGDADMSEQQEKMKELKERRKRAKERGDDEALKEIQQEQMEAMDLSAMKSQMRPMPWIMVLTIPVFLWLYYQVGKMGTPDGPVAVFPIVGEVASWEASIVGPILVWFFWYFLCSMSFGQILRKALNVQTGA from the coding sequence ATGGGAGCGACGACGCGGACCGTCGAGCGTCTGGCATCGGAGAGTTCGGACCTCGAAGCGGCCATCGAGACGGTGCTCGACGTGGCCGACGACAAGGGCGTCGTGACGTGGGGGGACGTGAGCGACGACATCTCCTCGGGGACGTGGGGTCGACTGATCGAAGAGGGTGTGCTCGTGGACGCGGACGGATCGGGCTTCGTCATCGGGGATCCCGACGGCGTTCGAGAGGCGCTCGACGACGCCGACGAACCCGACGACGACGAGGAGGAGAGTTCCTGGACGGTCTACGACAAGGCCGCGCTGGTCGCGATCGTCCCGCTCTTTATCGGTTACTCCTGGGAGCCCATGCGGAACGCCGTCGGCACCGTCATGGACGTGCCCTTCGGGTTCATGGCCGCCAACATGCCGTTCTATCTCGTCATCATGGTGATGGCGACGCTCACGGGTCTGTATTCCGCTCTCCTCCAGGACAACCTCGCCGGCGACGCCGACATGAGCGAGCAGCAAGAAAAGATGAAAGAGCTCAAAGAGCGCCGCAAGCGCGCCAAAGAACGCGGTGACGACGAGGCGCTCAAGGAGATCCAACAGGAGCAGATGGAGGCGATGGATCTCTCCGCGATGAAATCCCAGATGCGCCCGATGCCGTGGATCATGGTGTTGACGATCCCCGTGTTCCTCTGGCTGTACTATCAGGTCGGGAAGATGGGCACTCCCGACGGGCCCGTCGCGGTCTTTCCGATCGTCGGTGAGGTGGCGAGCTGGGAGGCCAGTATCGTCGGCCCGATCCTGGTCTGGTTCTTCTGGTATTTCCTCTGCTCGATGAGCTTCGGGCAGATCCTCCGGAAGGCCCTCAACGTTCAGACCGGGGCCTGA
- the cmk gene encoding (d)CMP kinase: MLITVSGLAGSGKSTLAGALADALDCDHVSGGDLFREVAAERDLTPLELNKRAEADDSIDLELDRRLRATARDRDHAVVESRLAGWMAADHADLKIWLQASESVRVDRIAEREDKSVATAREETRARTESEAQRYADLYDIDIQDLSIYDLTINTARWGPAATTDLAVAAVEAYDADADEGRTPIEDVTIATRLDA, encoded by the coding sequence ATGTTGATCACCGTCTCTGGGCTCGCCGGCAGCGGCAAGAGCACGCTCGCCGGGGCGCTGGCCGACGCGCTCGATTGCGATCACGTCAGCGGGGGCGATCTCTTTCGCGAGGTGGCCGCCGAGCGCGATCTCACGCCGCTCGAACTGAACAAGCGCGCCGAAGCCGACGATTCGATCGATCTCGAACTGGATCGACGTCTCCGCGCGACCGCTCGCGACCGCGATCACGCCGTCGTCGAGTCCCGCCTCGCGGGCTGGATGGCCGCCGACCACGCCGATCTGAAGATCTGGCTGCAGGCCTCCGAGTCCGTCCGCGTCGACCGTATCGCCGAGCGCGAGGACAAGTCTGTCGCGACCGCTCGCGAGGAGACGCGCGCCCGGACCGAGAGTGAGGCCCAGCGGTATGCCGATCTTTACGACATCGACATTCAGGACCTCTCGATCTACGATCTGACGATCAACACCGCCCGGTGGGGCCCCGCGGCGACGACCGATCTCGCTGTCGCCGCCGTCGAGGCCTACGACGCCGACGCCGACGAGGGTCGCACGCCGATCGAGGACGTCACGATCGCGACGCGACTCGACGCATAG
- a CDS encoding RNA-guided pseudouridylation complex pseudouridine synthase subunit Cbf5: MLRAPPAERAPRDRLQFGVINLDKPPGPSAHQVVAWMRDFAGVDRAAHAGTLDPKVTGCLPILLGDAVRLARLFDDAAKSYVAVLEAHDRLPEDLQSAVASFEGEIYQKPPRKSAVKRAMRTREIHAIDVLDREDRRALLRVDCASGTYVRKLCHDLGLALGTGAHMGDLRRVAAGEFDDRDLVTMHDFVDALAAAEDGDSDPLDRIVAPAEVLLDDLPTVTIAPSAAREVAEGAPVYAPGVIDAESAGDALVVCATPAGTAVALGRLVGDPDADSGVVVELERVLV, translated from the coding sequence ATGCTCCGAGCCCCGCCCGCCGAGCGCGCGCCACGCGATCGCCTGCAGTTCGGCGTGATCAATCTCGACAAGCCACCCGGGCCTTCCGCGCATCAGGTCGTCGCGTGGATGCGCGACTTCGCGGGTGTGGATCGCGCGGCCCACGCCGGGACGCTCGATCCGAAGGTCACGGGCTGTCTACCGATCCTGCTCGGTGACGCGGTCCGCCTCGCCCGCCTGTTCGACGACGCCGCCAAGAGCTACGTCGCAGTGTTGGAGGCACACGACCGCCTGCCCGAGGACCTCCAGAGCGCGGTCGCATCGTTCGAGGGTGAGATCTACCAGAAGCCACCGCGGAAGAGTGCCGTCAAACGCGCCATGCGCACCCGTGAGATCCACGCGATCGACGTGCTCGACCGCGAGGACCGCCGCGCACTTCTGCGGGTCGATTGTGCGAGTGGCACCTACGTCCGGAAACTGTGTCACGACCTCGGGTTGGCGCTCGGGACCGGCGCGCACATGGGCGACCTCCGGCGTGTCGCCGCCGGCGAGTTCGACGACCGCGATCTGGTGACGATGCACGATTTCGTCGACGCGCTCGCCGCGGCCGAGGACGGCGATTCCGACCCGCTCGATCGGATCGTCGCGCCGGCGGAGGTCCTGCTCGACGATCTCCCGACGGTGACGATCGCCCCGAGTGCGGCCCGCGAGGTCGCCGAGGGCGCGCCGGTGTACGCCCCGGGCGTGATCGACGCCGAGTCCGCCGGCGACGCGTTGGTCGTCTGTGCGACCCCCGCGGGCACGGCGGTCGCGCTCGGACGGCTCGTGGGTGATCCCGACGCTGACTCGGGGGTCGTCGTGGAGTTGGAGCGGGTGCTCGTCTGA
- a CDS encoding flavodoxin domain-containing protein, with translation MAEIAICYATVEGQTERIACRMAGQFEARGHEPTVVNVDRLPEGFDPATFDDVIVAASVHFGDHAAVARSFVAEHLDALDAVPSVFVSVSLAAAESDAEGQATAEEYRETFLAETGWSPEYATSIAGSLRYPEYGLLKRLLMRFKLGREGKPTDTSREYEATDWTALNQFTESIADRVA, from the coding sequence ATGGCCGAGATCGCGATCTGCTATGCCACCGTCGAGGGCCAGACCGAGCGCATCGCGTGCCGGATGGCCGGGCAGTTCGAGGCGCGTGGACACGAGCCAACAGTCGTGAACGTCGACCGACTGCCCGAGGGGTTCGATCCCGCTACGTTCGACGACGTGATCGTCGCTGCCTCGGTGCACTTCGGCGACCACGCCGCGGTGGCCCGGTCGTTCGTCGCCGAGCATTTGGACGCGCTGGACGCCGTCCCGTCGGTGTTCGTCTCGGTCAGTCTCGCCGCTGCGGAATCCGACGCCGAGGGACAGGCGACCGCCGAGGAGTACCGCGAGACGTTTCTCGCGGAGACTGGCTGGTCGCCCGAGTACGCAACGAGCATCGCCGGATCGTTGCGCTATCCCGAGTACGGACTGCTCAAGCGGCTGCTGATGCGATTCAAACTAGGCCGGGAGGGCAAGCCGACCGACACCAGCCGCGAGTACGAGGCGACAGACTGGACGGCCCTGAATCAGTTCACCGAATCGATCGCCGACCGTGTGGCGTGA
- a CDS encoding type II/IV secretion system ATPase subunit: MTNSGDPPQETDSDAVPYTDVESAAEAHAELDRDPRTATAPTDSPDADRVQEDVLDAVHAHFEPRADFEDAIGPPDPSFVDAEWFDFGYLDGLEEVERTWVNEPYAYVTVLFDESTNTNRYHVVEPTLDEFEEFVREDLVRALRTELMYTEIDGDLDRETVFDAEAKRIMHEQAETVSNGSLRKILYYLHRDFVGSGKIDPIMRDRDVEDISCDGADRPVFVYHNGFRDLETNLSFGDQRLNAYVMRLAQRAGKQLSVADPLVDAALPDGSRAQLTLGGEVTTHGSNFTVRKFAEVPLTPIDLIEWGTFSLEQMAFLWLAVENHASLFFAGGTGSGKTTSLNAISLFVPPESKVVTIEDTPEITLPHENAIQSVTREPITAGGSGAIGMYELLQTALRQRPEYLVVGEIRTESQVAHTFFQAIATGHTAFTTFHADSIRGLLSRLQNEPLDVPKQMIGNLDLISLQKQVQIDGKRVRRTSRLVEVVSEDVSARDVFRRDAATDTIEQVNESALLANMADELGWPEGRIERELQRREEVLEYLLDDGVTDYDAVARTIQGFIRDPRHVLERVRAGSFDPDDLPEEAE; encoded by the coding sequence ATGACCAATAGCGGGGACCCGCCCCAGGAAACCGACTCGGACGCCGTTCCATACACCGACGTCGAGTCCGCCGCCGAGGCCCACGCCGAACTGGACCGGGACCCCCGAACGGCGACCGCACCGACGGACTCGCCCGACGCGGATCGCGTCCAGGAAGACGTCCTCGATGCGGTTCACGCACACTTCGAGCCACGGGCGGACTTCGAGGACGCTATCGGCCCGCCCGACCCGTCGTTCGTCGACGCGGAGTGGTTCGATTTCGGCTATCTCGACGGACTCGAAGAGGTCGAACGCACCTGGGTCAACGAACCGTACGCCTACGTGACGGTCCTGTTCGACGAATCGACCAACACGAATCGGTATCACGTCGTCGAACCGACCTTAGACGAGTTCGAGGAGTTCGTTCGCGAGGACCTCGTCCGCGCACTGCGGACCGAGTTGATGTACACCGAGATCGACGGCGATCTGGACCGGGAGACCGTCTTCGATGCGGAAGCCAAGCGGATCATGCACGAGCAGGCCGAAACGGTCTCGAACGGCTCCCTCCGGAAGATCCTCTACTATCTCCACCGCGATTTCGTGGGCTCTGGGAAGATCGACCCGATCATGCGCGACCGCGACGTCGAAGACATCTCCTGTGACGGGGCGGATCGACCGGTGTTCGTCTACCACAACGGGTTCCGCGACCTCGAAACGAACCTCTCGTTCGGGGATCAGCGACTCAACGCGTACGTCATGCGACTCGCCCAGCGTGCGGGCAAACAGCTCTCGGTGGCGGACCCGCTGGTCGATGCGGCGCTCCCGGACGGGTCACGGGCCCAACTCACGCTCGGTGGCGAGGTGACGACTCACGGGTCGAACTTTACCGTCCGGAAGTTCGCGGAGGTGCCGCTCACGCCGATCGATCTGATCGAGTGGGGCACCTTCTCGCTCGAACAGATGGCGTTTCTCTGGCTCGCCGTCGAGAATCACGCTTCGCTGTTCTTCGCGGGCGGGACGGGGTCGGGGAAGACCACGAGTCTGAACGCCATCTCGCTGTTCGTCCCGCCCGAGAGCAAGGTCGTCACTATCGAGGACACCCCCGAGATTACCCTACCGCACGAGAACGCGATCCAGAGTGTCACGCGCGAGCCGATCACCGCTGGCGGGAGTGGCGCGATCGGCATGTACGAGTTGCTCCAGACTGCGCTCCGGCAGCGCCCGGAGTACCTCGTCGTCGGTGAGATCCGCACCGAGAGTCAGGTCGCACACACCTTTTTCCAGGCGATCGCGACGGGCCACACCGCCTTCACGACCTTCCACGCCGACTCGATCCGGGGACTGTTGAGTCGCCTCCAGAACGAACCGCTCGATGTCCCCAAGCAGATGATCGGGAACCTCGATCTGATCTCGCTGCAAAAACAGGTCCAGATCGACGGCAAGCGCGTCCGCCGGACCAGCCGTCTCGTCGAGGTCGTCTCCGAGGACGTGAGTGCCCGCGACGTGTTCCGGCGTGACGCCGCCACCGATACGATCGAGCAGGTCAACGAGTCGGCCCTGCTCGCGAACATGGCCGACGAACTGGGCTGGCCGGAGGGCCGTATCGAGCGGGAACTGCAGCGTCGCGAGGAAGTCCTCGAATATCTGCTCGACGATGGTGTGACCGACTACGACGCCGTCGCACGGACGATCCAGGGGTTCATTCGCGACCCCAGACACGTCCTCGAACGGGTTCGAGCGGGGAGTTTCGACCCCGACGACCTGCCCGAGGAGGCCGAGTGA